In a genomic window of Physeter macrocephalus isolate SW-GA chromosome 14, ASM283717v5, whole genome shotgun sequence:
- the LOC102982702 gene encoding S-phase kinase-associated protein 1-like yields MPSIKLQSCDGEIFEVDVEIEKQSVTIKTMLEDLGMDDEGDDDPVPLPNVNAAILKKVIQWCTLHKDDPPLPEDDESKENRTDDIPVWDQEFLKVDQGTLFELILAANYLDIKGLLDVTCKTVANMIKGKTPEEIRKTFNIKNDFTEEEEAQVRKENQWCEEK; encoded by the exons ATGCCTTCAATTAAGTTGCAGAGTTGTGATGGAGAGATATTTGAAGTTGATGTTGAAATTGAGAAACAATCTGTGACTATTAAGACCATGTTGGAAGATTTGGGAATGGATGATGAAGGAGATGATGATCCAGTCCCCTTGCCAAATGTTAATGCAGCAATATTAAAAAAGGTCATTCAGTGGTGCACCCTCCACAAGGATGATCCTCCTCTTCCTGAGGATGATGAGAGCAAAGAAAATCGAACAGATGATATCCCTGTTTGGGATCAAGAATTCCTGAAAGTTGACCAAGGAACACTTTTTGAGCTTATACTGGCAGCAAACTACTTAGACATCAAAGGTTTGCTTGATGTTACCTGCAAGACTGTTGCCAATATGATCAAGGGGAAAACTCCTGAGGAGATTCGAAAGACATTCAATATCAAAAATGATTTTACTGAAGAAGAGGAAGCCCAG GTACGCAAAGAGAACCAGTGGTGTGAGGAGAAGTGA